A single genomic interval of Antechinus flavipes isolate AdamAnt ecotype Samford, QLD, Australia chromosome 1, AdamAnt_v2, whole genome shotgun sequence harbors:
- the NAGPA gene encoding N-acetylglucosamine-1-phosphodiester alpha-N-acetylglucosaminidase isoform X1 has product MSHGRSSCDRWSESSMAAPMGSSLHTFPVLLGWLLLASLSLGLSTGDSLNDDLLLPYPGTRTRLPRDCRPVRNGTRPHESWPPPGRLRPKRGPVVHRFVSYFPDSGNSSSRAVSGHLTVAVSPLHSFSVLEPGGPGGCAAKRLVTVEETARAAGCIVAQNGGFFRMDTGECLGNIVSNGYRVGSSGGLQNAQFGIRQDGTLVTGYLSEEEVLDTKNPFVQLVSGVVWLLRNGEVYIKESEETECDKTQETGSFSKFVNVISARTAVGHDREGRLVLFHADGQTEQRGINLWDMADFLKKQGVVNAINLDGGGSATFVVNGTISNYPSDHCKDNSMWRCPRRISTVVCVHEPRCNPPDCNGHGTCVQGTCHCNGHFWGGDDCSILDCGPSNCSLHGLCTENGCQCHAGWIGSNCSQACANGSFGVSCAQKCQCQNGAACDPVNGTCTCLPGFQGDNCAEVCPLGRYGPNCQYACTCENSCLCDPKSGNCNFTSTVQDILSQVGQCLGTSMVPKNEEHPYFTKTAWLSLTLALALLLLLSAAANVTFILGSRASRRRLDGEYAYHPLQEMNGELNSLEKEQQGDPTFSIKNSEQ; this is encoded by the exons ATGTCACATGGACGCTCCTCATGTGACCGATGGTCAGAGTCCAGCATGGCGGCCCCCATGGGTTCTTCTCTCCACACTTTCCCGGTGCTGCTGGGCTGGCTCCTGCTGGCCTCCTTGAGTCTTGGTCTGAGTACCGG GGATTCCTTGAATGATGACCTACTGCTTCCCTACCCCGGAACTCGGACGCGCCTACCTCGGGACTGCCGGCCAGTCCGAAACGGGACCCGTCCCCATGAGAGCTGGCCGCCGCCTGGGAGGCTTCGCCCCAAGCGAGGTCCCGTCGTCCATCGCTTTGTTTCCTACTTTCCAGATTCTGGAAACAGTTCGAGTCGGGCAGTGTCCGGCCACCTGACTGTCGCTGTATCTCCCCTCCATAGCTTCTCCGTACTGGAGCCGGGGGGCCCCGGGGGCTGCGCTGCCAAGAGACTGGTGACAGTAGAGGAGACCGCCAGGGCGGCTGGCTGCATAGTGGCTCAGAATGGTGGCTTTTTCCGCATGGACACAGGAGAATGCCTAGGGAATATAGTGAGCAACGGGTATCGAGTGGGCAGTTCTGGGGGACTGCAGAATGCCCAGTTCGGGATCCGCCAGGATGGGACCCTGGTCACAGG GTATCTGTCTGAGGAGGAAGTACTGGACACAAAGAATCCGTTTGTACAGCTGGTGAGTGGGGTGGTGTGGCTGCTGAGAAATGGAGAAGTCTACATTAAAGAAAGTGAAGAAACTGAATGTGACAAAACACAGGAAACAG GCTCATTTAGCAAGTTTGTGAATGTGATATCAGCTCGAACAGCTGTGGGACATGACAGAGAGGGCCGACTGGTGCTGTTCCAtgcagatggacagacagagcAGCGGGG CATTAACCTATGGGACATGGCCGACTTCCTAAAGAAGCAGGGAGTGGTGAATGCAATTAACCTGGATGGTGGAGGTTCAGCCACATTTGTTGTCAATGGAACCATCTCTAATTACCCATCAGACCATTG CAAGGATAATAGCATGTGGCGCTGTCCCCGCCGTATCTCTACAGTCGTGTGTGTGCATGAGCCACGCTGCAATCCACCGGACTGCAATGGTCATGGGACCTGTGTGCAGGGAACCTGCCACTGTAATGGGCACTTCTGGGGGGGAGATGACTGCAGCATACTGGACTGTGGCCCCTCCAACTGTAGCCTCCATGGGCTCTGCACTGAGA ATGGATGCCAATGCCATGCTGGATGGATAGGCAGTAACTGCAGTCAAG CATGTGCCAATGGCAGCTTTGGGGTCAGTTGTGCACAGAAGTGCCAGTGCCAGAATGGAGCTGCTTGTGACCCTGTTAATGGGACCTGTACCTGCCTTCCTGGATTCCAAGGAGATAACTGTGCTGAGG tATGTCCCTTAGGTCGGTATGGCCCAAATTGCCAGTATGCTTGCACATGTGAGAACTCATGTCTCTGTGATCCCAAGAGTGGTAACTGCAACTTCACCTCCACTGTGCAGGACATCCTCTCCCAAG TTGGCCAATGTCTTGGAACTTCCATGGTACCTAAGAATGAAGAACACCCCTACTTCACA aaaacagccTGGCTGTCTCTTACGTTGGCCCTGGCTCTCTTGCTGCTTCTAAGTGCTGCTGCAAATGTGACTTTTATCCTTGGCTCTAGAGCATCCAGGAGGCGCTTGGACGGAGAATATGCTTACCATCCATTGCAGGAAATGAATGGGGAGCTGAATTCCTTAGAGAAGGAGCAACAAGGAGATCCCACCTTCTCCATTAAGAACTCAGAACAATGA
- the NAGPA gene encoding N-acetylglucosamine-1-phosphodiester alpha-N-acetylglucosaminidase isoform X2: MSHGRSSCDRWSESSMAAPMGSSLHTFPVLLGWLLLASLSLGLSTGDSLNDDLLLPYPGTRTRLPRDCRPVRNGTRPHESWPPPGRLRPKRGPVVHRFVSYFPDSGNSSSRAVSGHLTVAVSPLHSFSVLEPGGPGGCAAKRLVTVEETARAAGCIVAQNGGFFRMDTGECLGNIVSNGYRVGSSGGLQNAQFGIRQDGTLVTGYLSEEEVLDTKNPFVQLVSGVVWLLRNGEVYIKESEETECDKTQETGSFSKFVNVISARTAVGHDREGRLVLFHADGQTEQRGINLWDMADFLKKQGVVNAINLDGGGSATFVVNGTISNYPSDHCKDNSMWRCPRRISTVVCVHEPRCNPPDCNGHGTCVQGTCHCNGHFWGGDDCSILDCGPSNCSLHGLCTENGCQCHAGWIGSNCSQACANGSFGVSCAQKCQCQNGAACDPVNGTCTCLPGFQGDNCAEVCPLGRYGPNCQYACTCENSCLCDPKSGNCNFTSTVQDILSQAWLSLTLALALLLLLSAAANVTFILGSRASRRRLDGEYAYHPLQEMNGELNSLEKEQQGDPTFSIKNSEQ, from the exons ATGTCACATGGACGCTCCTCATGTGACCGATGGTCAGAGTCCAGCATGGCGGCCCCCATGGGTTCTTCTCTCCACACTTTCCCGGTGCTGCTGGGCTGGCTCCTGCTGGCCTCCTTGAGTCTTGGTCTGAGTACCGG GGATTCCTTGAATGATGACCTACTGCTTCCCTACCCCGGAACTCGGACGCGCCTACCTCGGGACTGCCGGCCAGTCCGAAACGGGACCCGTCCCCATGAGAGCTGGCCGCCGCCTGGGAGGCTTCGCCCCAAGCGAGGTCCCGTCGTCCATCGCTTTGTTTCCTACTTTCCAGATTCTGGAAACAGTTCGAGTCGGGCAGTGTCCGGCCACCTGACTGTCGCTGTATCTCCCCTCCATAGCTTCTCCGTACTGGAGCCGGGGGGCCCCGGGGGCTGCGCTGCCAAGAGACTGGTGACAGTAGAGGAGACCGCCAGGGCGGCTGGCTGCATAGTGGCTCAGAATGGTGGCTTTTTCCGCATGGACACAGGAGAATGCCTAGGGAATATAGTGAGCAACGGGTATCGAGTGGGCAGTTCTGGGGGACTGCAGAATGCCCAGTTCGGGATCCGCCAGGATGGGACCCTGGTCACAGG GTATCTGTCTGAGGAGGAAGTACTGGACACAAAGAATCCGTTTGTACAGCTGGTGAGTGGGGTGGTGTGGCTGCTGAGAAATGGAGAAGTCTACATTAAAGAAAGTGAAGAAACTGAATGTGACAAAACACAGGAAACAG GCTCATTTAGCAAGTTTGTGAATGTGATATCAGCTCGAACAGCTGTGGGACATGACAGAGAGGGCCGACTGGTGCTGTTCCAtgcagatggacagacagagcAGCGGGG CATTAACCTATGGGACATGGCCGACTTCCTAAAGAAGCAGGGAGTGGTGAATGCAATTAACCTGGATGGTGGAGGTTCAGCCACATTTGTTGTCAATGGAACCATCTCTAATTACCCATCAGACCATTG CAAGGATAATAGCATGTGGCGCTGTCCCCGCCGTATCTCTACAGTCGTGTGTGTGCATGAGCCACGCTGCAATCCACCGGACTGCAATGGTCATGGGACCTGTGTGCAGGGAACCTGCCACTGTAATGGGCACTTCTGGGGGGGAGATGACTGCAGCATACTGGACTGTGGCCCCTCCAACTGTAGCCTCCATGGGCTCTGCACTGAGA ATGGATGCCAATGCCATGCTGGATGGATAGGCAGTAACTGCAGTCAAG CATGTGCCAATGGCAGCTTTGGGGTCAGTTGTGCACAGAAGTGCCAGTGCCAGAATGGAGCTGCTTGTGACCCTGTTAATGGGACCTGTACCTGCCTTCCTGGATTCCAAGGAGATAACTGTGCTGAGG tATGTCCCTTAGGTCGGTATGGCCCAAATTGCCAGTATGCTTGCACATGTGAGAACTCATGTCTCTGTGATCCCAAGAGTGGTAACTGCAACTTCACCTCCACTGTGCAGGACATCCTCTCCCAAG ccTGGCTGTCTCTTACGTTGGCCCTGGCTCTCTTGCTGCTTCTAAGTGCTGCTGCAAATGTGACTTTTATCCTTGGCTCTAGAGCATCCAGGAGGCGCTTGGACGGAGAATATGCTTACCATCCATTGCAGGAAATGAATGGGGAGCTGAATTCCTTAGAGAAGGAGCAACAAGGAGATCCCACCTTCTCCATTAAGAACTCAGAACAATGA
- the NAGPA gene encoding N-acetylglucosamine-1-phosphodiester alpha-N-acetylglucosaminidase isoform X4 yields the protein MSHGRSSCDRWSESSMAAPMGSSLHTFPVLLGWLLLASLSLGLSTGDSLNDDLLLPYPGTRTRLPRDCRPVRNGTRPHESWPPPGRLRPKRGPVVHRFVSYFPDSGNSSSRAVSGHLTVAVSPLHSFSVLEPGGPGGCAAKRLVTVEETARAAGCIVAQNGGFFRMDTGECLGNIVSNGYRVGSSGGLQNAQFGIRQDGTLVTGYLSEEEVLDTKNPFVQLVSGVVWLLRNGEVYIKESEETECDKTQETGSFSKFVNVISARTAVGHDREGRLVLFHADGQTEQRGINLWDMADFLKKQGVVNAINLDGGGSATFVVNGTISNYPSDHCKDNSMWRCPRRISTVVCVHEPRCNPPDCNGHGTCVQGTCHCNGHFWGGDDCSILDCGPSNCSLHGLCTENGCQCHAGWIGSNCSQACANGSFGVSCAQKCQCQNGAACDPVNGTCTCLPGFQGDNCAEAWLSLTLALALLLLLSAAANVTFILGSRASRRRLDGEYAYHPLQEMNGELNSLEKEQQGDPTFSIKNSEQ from the exons ATGTCACATGGACGCTCCTCATGTGACCGATGGTCAGAGTCCAGCATGGCGGCCCCCATGGGTTCTTCTCTCCACACTTTCCCGGTGCTGCTGGGCTGGCTCCTGCTGGCCTCCTTGAGTCTTGGTCTGAGTACCGG GGATTCCTTGAATGATGACCTACTGCTTCCCTACCCCGGAACTCGGACGCGCCTACCTCGGGACTGCCGGCCAGTCCGAAACGGGACCCGTCCCCATGAGAGCTGGCCGCCGCCTGGGAGGCTTCGCCCCAAGCGAGGTCCCGTCGTCCATCGCTTTGTTTCCTACTTTCCAGATTCTGGAAACAGTTCGAGTCGGGCAGTGTCCGGCCACCTGACTGTCGCTGTATCTCCCCTCCATAGCTTCTCCGTACTGGAGCCGGGGGGCCCCGGGGGCTGCGCTGCCAAGAGACTGGTGACAGTAGAGGAGACCGCCAGGGCGGCTGGCTGCATAGTGGCTCAGAATGGTGGCTTTTTCCGCATGGACACAGGAGAATGCCTAGGGAATATAGTGAGCAACGGGTATCGAGTGGGCAGTTCTGGGGGACTGCAGAATGCCCAGTTCGGGATCCGCCAGGATGGGACCCTGGTCACAGG GTATCTGTCTGAGGAGGAAGTACTGGACACAAAGAATCCGTTTGTACAGCTGGTGAGTGGGGTGGTGTGGCTGCTGAGAAATGGAGAAGTCTACATTAAAGAAAGTGAAGAAACTGAATGTGACAAAACACAGGAAACAG GCTCATTTAGCAAGTTTGTGAATGTGATATCAGCTCGAACAGCTGTGGGACATGACAGAGAGGGCCGACTGGTGCTGTTCCAtgcagatggacagacagagcAGCGGGG CATTAACCTATGGGACATGGCCGACTTCCTAAAGAAGCAGGGAGTGGTGAATGCAATTAACCTGGATGGTGGAGGTTCAGCCACATTTGTTGTCAATGGAACCATCTCTAATTACCCATCAGACCATTG CAAGGATAATAGCATGTGGCGCTGTCCCCGCCGTATCTCTACAGTCGTGTGTGTGCATGAGCCACGCTGCAATCCACCGGACTGCAATGGTCATGGGACCTGTGTGCAGGGAACCTGCCACTGTAATGGGCACTTCTGGGGGGGAGATGACTGCAGCATACTGGACTGTGGCCCCTCCAACTGTAGCCTCCATGGGCTCTGCACTGAGA ATGGATGCCAATGCCATGCTGGATGGATAGGCAGTAACTGCAGTCAAG CATGTGCCAATGGCAGCTTTGGGGTCAGTTGTGCACAGAAGTGCCAGTGCCAGAATGGAGCTGCTTGTGACCCTGTTAATGGGACCTGTACCTGCCTTCCTGGATTCCAAGGAGATAACTGTGCTGAGG ccTGGCTGTCTCTTACGTTGGCCCTGGCTCTCTTGCTGCTTCTAAGTGCTGCTGCAAATGTGACTTTTATCCTTGGCTCTAGAGCATCCAGGAGGCGCTTGGACGGAGAATATGCTTACCATCCATTGCAGGAAATGAATGGGGAGCTGAATTCCTTAGAGAAGGAGCAACAAGGAGATCCCACCTTCTCCATTAAGAACTCAGAACAATGA
- the NAGPA gene encoding N-acetylglucosamine-1-phosphodiester alpha-N-acetylglucosaminidase isoform X3, whose translation MSQALRVTLSCPYRDSLNDDLLLPYPGTRTRLPRDCRPVRNGTRPHESWPPPGRLRPKRGPVVHRFVSYFPDSGNSSSRAVSGHLTVAVSPLHSFSVLEPGGPGGCAAKRLVTVEETARAAGCIVAQNGGFFRMDTGECLGNIVSNGYRVGSSGGLQNAQFGIRQDGTLVTGYLSEEEVLDTKNPFVQLVSGVVWLLRNGEVYIKESEETECDKTQETGSFSKFVNVISARTAVGHDREGRLVLFHADGQTEQRGINLWDMADFLKKQGVVNAINLDGGGSATFVVNGTISNYPSDHCKDNSMWRCPRRISTVVCVHEPRCNPPDCNGHGTCVQGTCHCNGHFWGGDDCSILDCGPSNCSLHGLCTENGCQCHAGWIGSNCSQACANGSFGVSCAQKCQCQNGAACDPVNGTCTCLPGFQGDNCAEVCPLGRYGPNCQYACTCENSCLCDPKSGNCNFTSTVQDILSQVGQCLGTSMVPKNEEHPYFTKTAWLSLTLALALLLLLSAAANVTFILGSRASRRRLDGEYAYHPLQEMNGELNSLEKEQQGDPTFSIKNSEQ comes from the exons ATGTCCCAGGCGCTTCGTGTGACCCTTTCCTGTCCCTACAGGGATTCCTTGAATGATGACCTACTGCTTCCCTACCCCGGAACTCGGACGCGCCTACCTCGGGACTGCCGGCCAGTCCGAAACGGGACCCGTCCCCATGAGAGCTGGCCGCCGCCTGGGAGGCTTCGCCCCAAGCGAGGTCCCGTCGTCCATCGCTTTGTTTCCTACTTTCCAGATTCTGGAAACAGTTCGAGTCGGGCAGTGTCCGGCCACCTGACTGTCGCTGTATCTCCCCTCCATAGCTTCTCCGTACTGGAGCCGGGGGGCCCCGGGGGCTGCGCTGCCAAGAGACTGGTGACAGTAGAGGAGACCGCCAGGGCGGCTGGCTGCATAGTGGCTCAGAATGGTGGCTTTTTCCGCATGGACACAGGAGAATGCCTAGGGAATATAGTGAGCAACGGGTATCGAGTGGGCAGTTCTGGGGGACTGCAGAATGCCCAGTTCGGGATCCGCCAGGATGGGACCCTGGTCACAGG GTATCTGTCTGAGGAGGAAGTACTGGACACAAAGAATCCGTTTGTACAGCTGGTGAGTGGGGTGGTGTGGCTGCTGAGAAATGGAGAAGTCTACATTAAAGAAAGTGAAGAAACTGAATGTGACAAAACACAGGAAACAG GCTCATTTAGCAAGTTTGTGAATGTGATATCAGCTCGAACAGCTGTGGGACATGACAGAGAGGGCCGACTGGTGCTGTTCCAtgcagatggacagacagagcAGCGGGG CATTAACCTATGGGACATGGCCGACTTCCTAAAGAAGCAGGGAGTGGTGAATGCAATTAACCTGGATGGTGGAGGTTCAGCCACATTTGTTGTCAATGGAACCATCTCTAATTACCCATCAGACCATTG CAAGGATAATAGCATGTGGCGCTGTCCCCGCCGTATCTCTACAGTCGTGTGTGTGCATGAGCCACGCTGCAATCCACCGGACTGCAATGGTCATGGGACCTGTGTGCAGGGAACCTGCCACTGTAATGGGCACTTCTGGGGGGGAGATGACTGCAGCATACTGGACTGTGGCCCCTCCAACTGTAGCCTCCATGGGCTCTGCACTGAGA ATGGATGCCAATGCCATGCTGGATGGATAGGCAGTAACTGCAGTCAAG CATGTGCCAATGGCAGCTTTGGGGTCAGTTGTGCACAGAAGTGCCAGTGCCAGAATGGAGCTGCTTGTGACCCTGTTAATGGGACCTGTACCTGCCTTCCTGGATTCCAAGGAGATAACTGTGCTGAGG tATGTCCCTTAGGTCGGTATGGCCCAAATTGCCAGTATGCTTGCACATGTGAGAACTCATGTCTCTGTGATCCCAAGAGTGGTAACTGCAACTTCACCTCCACTGTGCAGGACATCCTCTCCCAAG TTGGCCAATGTCTTGGAACTTCCATGGTACCTAAGAATGAAGAACACCCCTACTTCACA aaaacagccTGGCTGTCTCTTACGTTGGCCCTGGCTCTCTTGCTGCTTCTAAGTGCTGCTGCAAATGTGACTTTTATCCTTGGCTCTAGAGCATCCAGGAGGCGCTTGGACGGAGAATATGCTTACCATCCATTGCAGGAAATGAATGGGGAGCTGAATTCCTTAGAGAAGGAGCAACAAGGAGATCCCACCTTCTCCATTAAGAACTCAGAACAATGA
- the LOC127539825 gene encoding UPF0764 protein C16orf89 homolog — protein MYLMGLLLLLLLLPSLSLQHQDLSENKVAMGRMILPALEKATSFMQKRFRELNLDGVLGFWVLEVQLKGVLEKWGQEPALKPLSLRVEKIVKKLLPLITRATIYLKLSDSKYLKEFQETLQPGFWNLPHSWSHTNTSLIYSQFDNSDSFSEELSDSCMTLLLGTNLGLLAPQEGSQPCTVTDLCKELMTKPGCMGYALSHQLLYFMFAEMKGCSDGLFLQTKYYMDILCANMMALNLKTEEVEFPFLSRDIFMENIMFCGLSGYSDFYKTRWLQSILTWQRPKEGCFGKPYGDNKQLPRIEDQQSLRRVKRREKGFADGCSSHNTAVAVAALGGFLYHSAEHSPTIIKPR, from the exons ATGTACCTAATGgggctattgctgctgctgttgctgttgccaTCCCTATCTCTCCAACACCAGGACCTCTCAGAGAACAAGGTGGCCATGGGGAGGATGATCCTTCCTGCCCTGGAGAAAGCTACCTCATTCATGCAGAAGAGATTCAGGGAGCTTAACCTGGATGGAGTCTTGGGATTCTGGGTACTAGAAG TGCAACTAAAAGGTGTCTTGGAGAAATGGGGTCAGGAGCCGGCCCTAAAGCCCCTGAGCCTGAGGGTAGAGAAGATAGTGAAGAAGCTGTTACCACTCATCACCAGAGCCACAATTTACCTCAAGCTCAGTGACTCTAAGTACTTAAAAG AATTTCAAGAAACTCTACAGCCAGGATTTTGGAATCTTCCCCATTCATGGAGCCACACAAACACTTCTCTGATCTACTCCCAGTTTGATAACTCAGATTCTTTTTCAGAAGAATTAAGTGATTCATGTATGACCCTCTTACTGGGAACCAA CCTGGGACTGCTTGCTCCTCAGGAGGGCTCACAGCCCTGCACTGTCACTGATCTATGCAAGGAACTCATGACTAAGCCTGGCTGCATGGGGTATGCACTGTCACACCAACTCCTCTATTTCATGTTTGCTGAAATG AAAGGATGCTCAGATGGCCTGTTCCTCCAAACCAAATACTATATGGATATTTTGTGTGCTAACATGATGGCATTGAACTTGAAAACTGAAGAAGTTGAATTCCCATTTCTCAGTCGAGATATCTTCATGGAAAATA TCATGTTCTGTGGACTTTCTGGATACTCAGATTTCTATAAGACTAGATGGCTACAGTCTATTCTTACCTGGCAACGACCTAAAGAGGGATGCTTTGGAAAACCTT ATGGTGATAATAAACAATTACCAAGAATTGAAGACCAACAATCATTGAGAAGAgttaagaggagagagaaaggatttGCAG ATGGATGTTCTTCCCATAATACAGCTGTGGCAGTTGCAGCCTTAGGtggctttctttatcactctGCAGAACATTCACCAACCATCATCAAGCCTCGTTAA